DNA from Bordetella genomosp. 13:
CGTGTAGTAGCCCGAGATGCCGACCAGATCGACCACGCTTTCCTGGCCCAGTGTCCGCACCGCTTCGTCGTACAGCGCGTCGGGCACTTGACGCGTCTGCAGCAGCGAGCGCACGAAGCGGTACACGACCGATTCATCCACCTTCTCGAAAACGGGCTCGTCGCCCACGCGGATGGAATCGGCCACGGCGGCATCCAGGCCCGCCTTCAAGGCGATGGGATGATGGGCCCACCACTCGAAGGACGAACGCCACCACGCCGCCATGGTCAGGATGGCAAGCTCGGACAGGCGCGGACTCAGGCTGGAGTCATACCGGCAGTACTGGCCCAGCGCCTGCGCATGCTCGGCGAGCCCCGGACGGTGCAGCCATATCGCCAGCGGCCCGCGAACGCGGCCCCGCGGGCCGCTGGCGATGGCGTCGTGGATGCGGCGCTGGTGTTCCGACATACCGGCTACGTCGGGAGGATTCAGGCGAGGCATGGTCAGGTCTCCTGGTTGGCGGGCACCGCGTGGAACATGGTGCGCTTGGTATTGATGAAATTCGGGCGTACGCGGCTGCTCCAGTCGGTGCCGCGCACTGCCAGCCAGGGTGGCGATCCGAAGGTCTCGCGGCTGGCCAGGTCATAGCAGGCGTAGTAGCGCGGCGATCCTTCCTTTGCCAGATAGCGGCGCGCGCGCACGGTGCCCGGCACCGCGGCCAGGCCGGGCAGATGTTCTTCTTCGTACCAGCGGTCGAAGTCGGCCTCGGCGCCCTGCTTGATGTCGGTCTCGACCACGTAGAACCATGGCGCCGGCTGACCCGCGGCCTGGCCCGCCACGTCGGTGGTCAGGTCCAGCGCCACGGCATGCGCCCGCGGATGCCGCGCCTGCAGCGCCGCGCGCAGCGCCGCCGCACCGGCCGGCCTGGCCAGCAGCGCATAGGTCTCGAGATGGTCGGCGGCCTGGTAGATCCACGCATCGCCCTGCCCCACGCCCGGCAGGGCGCGCAGTGCCGCGTGTGTGATCGTCTCTTCCGGAAATTTGATCAGCATTTGTTCCATGCTTGTTCTCTTGTGGGACTGTCAGGATTCGAATCGGTACAGCGCGTGCGGGTTGTCCACCAGGATCCGTTGCCGCATCGCGGGGTCGGGGCACAGGCGCAGGAAGGTATTGAGCAGCTCGCCGTCGTCAGGCATGTCGCCGCCTACATTGGGATGCGGCCAGTCGGTGCCCCACAGCAGGCGCTCGGGCATGGCCTGCAGCAGGGCCGCCACCAGCGCCTCGCCGTCGGCGAACGGACGCTTGCCGCTCGCTGACACGCGGTCCAGCCCCGAGACCTTCACCCAGGCGCCGGGATGATCGCGCAAGCCCAGCAGGGCCTCGAAGGCCTCGCTGTGGGTGCCTTGCGCGGCCGACGCGCGGCCCATGTGGTCGATCACGAACGGGATGGACAGCTGCTTCAGCCGGGGCAGCAGCCCCGGCAGGGAGGCCTGGTCGGAATGCACGCAGAGATGCCAGCCGAATGGCGCGATGCGCGGCGCCATGGCGGCCAGCTCGTCCCATCCGCCATTGGCCAGGTGCGCCACGAAGTTGTAGCGCACGCCGCGCACGCCGCGGCGGTCTAGCTCCGCGATGCGCGGCTCGTCGACGTCGCGCGGCAGCAAGGCCACTGCGCGGTACCGCCCGGCCCCACGATCCAGCGCGTCCAGCGTGGGCGACAGGTCGTAGCCGTGGCAGCCGGGATGCACGATCACGCCGCGGCTGATGCCCAGCTTGCGATGCAACTGGCGCAGTGCCTCGAATGGCGCGTCCGGCGGGGTATAGGGGCGGTTCTCGGCATACGGGAACACATCCGCCGGACCGAAGACATGGAAATGGCTATCGCACGCGCCGGCGGGCAGCGCGTGGTCGGGCGGTGTGATGTGTTCCAGCGGCGGCGCGCAATCGGGCATGGGCGGAGTTCGATGGCTGTCGAATACCGCATCATCCGCAGCCCGGGCATCCCCGGCAATGGCGTCCGGCTGACTTCTGATATAGAAAAAACGTATACCATCGCGCCATGGACCTCAAGCAAATCCGCTACTTCATCATGGCGTGCGAGATGCGCAGCCTGTCCCGCGCCGCCGAGGTGCTGGGGCTGTCGCAGCCCTCGCTCAGCCGGCAGATCCAGCTGCTCGAGGCCGAACTGCGCCATCACCTGTTGGTCCGCACGGGCCGCGGCGTGGAGCCCACGCCGGCGGGCCTGCGCTTCCTTGCGCATGCGAAGGCGCTCGATGCCATGGCATCGCATGCCAGGCAGGACATGCGCGCCTATGCCTCCACCACTCAGGAAAAGGTGCGGCTCGGCATGCCGCATCGGGTGGCGCGCAGGCTGGCGCCTCAAATCGTCCAGACCTTCCGCCGGCGGCATCCCGAGGCATCGCTGACGCTGGCCGAAGGCCTGAGCTCGGAGATGAACGAGTGGCTGGTGAAGGACCGGGTGGACCTGGCGCTGCTGTACGACCCGCCCCCTTCCACTCTGGCGCGCTTCGAGTCGGTCTATCGCGAAGACCTGGTCCTGGCCTGGCGCAAGACCTCACGGCGCGCGCCGCCGCGTCTGCCGGCCCGGGCGCTCAGCGCCTATCCCCTGGTGCTGCCCAGCGCCCCCAACACCATCCGCGCGCTGGTCGACAGCACCTGCCGCGAGCTGGACGTGGTGCTGAACATCGTGGCCGAGGTGGACGTGGTGCACACCATCCTTGAAACCATGACCGAGGACAACCTGTACACGATCCTGCCGCGCTCGGCGCTGCACGACGTGCCGGGGCAGGATCACCTGGGGTACTCCGAGATCGTCGAGCCGGTAATCATGAACAACCTGACGCTGGCCACGCCGGCGCGCAGGCCGCTGCCCCCGCTGGTCGAAGCGGCGGCGGAGATCATCCGCGGGCTGGATATGAAGAGGTTGTTTGCCTGAGCGCAGGCATTGAGCGTGACAGCCACCTCGCCCCGACGAATCGCTTCCATATTGTGGATGTTTGATTGCATCCGCTCGACGGGCGTCTATAGAATCCGGCCAACGGAGACTATAGAACCCATAAGCTATGCCCGCGGAACCCCAAGCATATAGGCACGACGACTTCCATAATATGGATTCCAGCTCGGCATCCGCCGTCGCCGTACTGGACAGCATCACCAAGCTCGCGCCCGCCCACGCAGCCCAGGTGGTCATCGCCGCTTCGCACGGCGGCCTGTATGCGGCCTATTGCGCGGCGGCCGGCGCAGTGAGGGCGGTCATCTTCAACGATGCGGGCGTCGGCAAGGACCGGGCCGGCATTGCCGGCCTCGACTATCTGCAAACCATCCACATCCCCGCTGCGGCCGCCGACTACCGCAGCTGCCGTATCGGCGATGGCCAGGACATGGCCGCGCATGGCCGCATCAGCCATGCCAACGCGGCGGCACAGGCGCTGGGCTGCGCGCCGGGCATGACGGTGCGCAGCGCCGCCGAATGCCTGCGATCCGCCACTGGCGACCGCATGCGCCCAACCGCGCAGACGGAATCGCGGCAGGTGCTGGTCGCCGACGCCCAGGGCCATGCCCGCGTCGTGGGCCTGGATTCCGTATCGCTGCTGGATGCGCGCGACGATGGCCTGATCGCGGTGACCGCGTCGCACGGCCAGCGGTTGGCAGGCCTGGACCACGACGGCGTCAAGGCCCGCCCCGCACTGGTCAGCTTCAACGATGCCGGCATGGGCAAGGACGGCGCCGGCGCCAGCCGGCTGCCGCTGCTGCAGGCTCGCGGCATTGCCGCGGTGACGGTGGCCGCGGCCAGCGCCCGCATCGGAGACGCGCGCTCGTGCTACGAGACCGGCGTGATCTCCTGCGCCAACGACAGCGCCCTGGAACTGGGTCTGCGCGTCGGCCTGTCCCTACAACAATGCATATCGGCCCTGCTCGCGGGCCCCATCAACAAGGAGTAGACGCGCATGTCGGAAAAACTGGAAATCACCGGCGGCGAAGCCATCGCCCGCATGTTCGCGGCGCACGACGTGGAACTAATGTTCGGCATGGGCGGCTTTCAGCTGCTGCCCTATTACGACGCGGTGCGGCGCCTGAGGCTGAACCACCACCTGATCAACGATGAGCGCTGCGCGGTGTTCGCCGCCGACGCCTACACCAAGGTCAGCGGCAAGCCGGGCGTATGCGACGCCACGCTGGGCCCCGGGGCCACCAATCTGGTGACAGGCCTGGCCGAAGCCTACAACGCGGGTACGGCCATGGTCGCGCTGGTGGGCGACTCGCACCGCCTGCATTCGTGGAAGAACATGACGCAGGAGGCGCGTCAGCTCGAAGTGCTGCGGCCCGTCGTCAAGGACGTGCTGCGCGTGGAGAAGATCGAGCGCATTCCTGAACTCGTGCGCCGCGCCTTCAGCATCGCCACCAGCGGGCGGCCCGGCCCCGTGGTGCTGGACGTTCCCGAGGACATCGCGCACGAGGTCCATGCGTTCGACGCCTCTGCATTCCAGGCCAGTGAGGTGTATCGCCGGGCGCCCGCGCTGCGCTGCCGTCCCGATGCGCAGGCCGTACGCGAAGCCGCGGACCTGCTGGCCAAGGCCAGACGCCCGCTGATGCTGTGCGGCGGCGGAGTGCACATCAGCGACGCGGCGGACACGGTGCAGGACTTCGCCCGCCGCTTCAACATCCCGGTCGCCCACACCATGAGCGGCAAGGGCGCCATCGCCTGCAGCGATCCGCTCAGCGCGGGCCTGTTCGGCCGCTACAGCCGCAAAGCCAACGACTTCATCGCCACATCCGACTGCCTGTTCGTGGTCGGCTGCAAGCTGGGCGAGGTGGCCACGCGCCGCTACGAACTGCTGGCCGGCGGCGCGCCCATCATCCACCTGGACATCGTGGCCGAGGAGTTCGACCGCACCACACAGCCCACGCTGCGCCTGTGGGGCGACGTGCGTGCGACGCTGCAGGAACTGGGCGAGGCGATGGGCCCGGCTGAAGGCATCAGGCAACAGCGCCAGGCCTATGCCGAGGAAGTGGCGCAGGCCAACGCCGAATGGCGCGAATCGGTGCAGGCCAAGCTGACCTCAACCGACCGCCCGATCGGTATGGCCCGCCTGATGCACGAACTGAACGCCACGCTGCCCGAAGACGGCATTCTGGTGGCGGACGGCGGCTTCGCCGCGCATTGGGGCGGCCTGCTGTTCGACACCAAGCGCGCCGGACGAGGCTTCGTGCCGGACCGCGGCTTCGCATCCATCGGCTACGGCATCCCGGGCGCCATCGGCGCGGCGATCGCGGCGCCCGGCCGCCAGGTCGTCAGCCTGACGGGCGACGGCGGCTGCAACATGTCGCTGGGCGAGCTGGAAACCGCCGTGCGCATGGGCCTGTCGTTCACGCTGATCGTGGTCAACAACGCCGCATCGGGCTACATCAAGGCCCTGCAGCACCTGATGTACGGCAGCGGCAGCTATCAATCGTCGGACCTGGCCGAGACCAGCTACGCCGATGTCGCGACCGCGCTGGGCTGCCACGGCATCCGCCTGGAAGACCCGGACCGCATCCGGGACGCCCTGCGCGAGGCCTACGCCTGCAAGGGCCGCCCCACGGTGCTGGACGTCGTCGTCACGCGCGATCCCGCGCACATGCTGCCCGGCGTGGACAGCCGGGCGGCCAAGATCAAGCCGGGCGATCGCATCGCGTAACGCCGGCCACCATCATCCACAGGAGGAGACAACCATGAAGAACATCCGTACCTGGCTAGGCGTCGCGGCGCTGACGCTGTGCACCGCCACGCAGGCCGCCGGCTATCCCGACCGTCCGGTCAAGCTGATCGTGCCCTTCCCGCCGGGCGGCACGTCCGACGTGGTCGGCCGCATCTTCGCCGACGCGCTCGGCAAGGAACTGGGGCAGACCGTCGTGGTCGAGAATCGCAGCGGGGCCGGCGGCTCGGTCGGCACGCGCGCCGTGGCCTCCGCGGCGCCGGACGGCTATACGCTGCTGCTGGCCACCTCGAGCACCAACGGCACCAACCCCGCGGTCTACAAGACGCTGCCCTACGATGCGGTGAAGGACTTCACGCCCGTCACGCAGATCATCCGCGTGCCCGGCGTGATCGCGGTCAACAAGAACTTTCCGGCCAAGGACTATGACAGCTTCGTCAAGCTGATCAAGCGCGAACCCGGCAAGTACTCGTACGCGTCCTCGGGCAACGGCGGGGCCACGCACATGGCCATGGAATACTACAAATCGCTCTCCGGGCTGAACATCATGCACGTGCCCTATCGCGGCACCGGCCCGGCGCTGAACGACGTCATCGCGGGCCAGGTGGGCATGATCTGGGACACCGCGGCATCGTCGATGCCGCACATCCAGGCCGGCAATCTGCGCGCCATCGTGGTGGCGGCCAAGACGCGCCTGACGCAGCTTCCCGACGTGCCCACCTTCGCCGAGGTCGGCCTGCCCGACTACGACGCCGAGATGTGGAACGGCCTGCTCGGCCCCGCCAACCTGCCGGCCGACGTGCTGAGCAAGCTGAACGCGGCATCGGTGAAGGCGCTGGCCGATCCGCAGGTGAAGGCCAAGTACGCCGGCGTGGGCGCCTACGTGGTGGCCGACAGCCCGCAGGAGTTCGCACAAGTCATCAAGGAAGACGTGGCCAAATGGAAGAAGGTGGCCGAGTCCGCGAACATCACGGTAGAGTGAACCATGGGTCAGCGTCTGGCCAACAAGGTGGCTCTGGTCTTCGGCGCGGGTTCGTCGGGCCCGGGCTGGGGCAACGGCAAGGCGGCGGCGGCGCTGTACGCCCGTGAAGGCGCGCGCGTCTATGCGGTGGACCTGCGCGCCGAGGCCGCCGAGGAGACCCGCGCCGTCATTGCCGGCGAGGGCAACGTATGCACGGCGCTCACGGCGGACGTCACGCGATCCGAGCAGATCGAGTCCGTCGTGCGCGCGGTGCTGGACCAGGAGGGCCGCATCGACGTGCTGCACAACAACGTGGGCATCACCGAGATGGGCGACCCCATCGAGGCCAGCGAGGAAAGCTGGCATCGCGTGATGGACACGAACCTGACCGGGGTGTTCCTGACGTGCAAGCACGTGCTGCCCGTCATGCTGAAGCAGTCTTCGGGCAGCATCGTCAACATCTCGTCGCTCGCCTCGATCCAGGTCAACCAGTATCCCTACACCTCTTACTACGCCGCCAAGGCAGGCCTGAACCACCTGACGCGGTCGCTGGCTGTGCGCTACGCGCCGAACAACATCCGCGTCAACGCGGTGCTGCCCGGCGTGATCGACACGCCATTGATCTATACGCAGATCGCCGGCCAGTTCGAGGACGTGGAAGAAATGCGCCGGCGCCGCAACGCCGCCAGCCCGATGGGCCGGATGGGCGACGCCTGGGACGTCGCGCATGCCGCGCTGTTCCTGGCCAGCGACGAGGCCAAGTACATCACCGGCGTGTGCCTGCCGGTCGACGGCGGCAAGGCCTGCGCGGGCCGCTGATCAGCGCAGTTCGGCCGTCAGCGCGGCCGACTCGCGCTGCAGCGCCGACACCACCTCTTGCAGGCGCGGCCCCGACAGGCGCGAGCGAATGGCCGCCACGCTCAGCGCCGCCACCACGCGCTTCTCGCGGTCGTAGACCGGCACGCCCACACCAAGCATGTCGGGAATGATGCGTCCGGGATTCAGGGCATAGCCGTTGCTGCGCGAGGCGGCGATGTCGGCGCGCAGCATTTCCAGCGTGGGCAGATCGGGCGCGGCCGCGACGTCGTATTGCGCGAGCACGCGCTCGACCTCATCGTTGGGCATGAAGGCCAGCAGGGCCAGGCTGCCCGCCCCCACGCCCAGCGGACGGCGATGGCCGACCTCGAGCGTGAGAATCTTGACGGGGAAGTCACCTGTCTTGCGATCCACGCAGACCGCCTCATAGCCCGAGCGGATGGACAGGAAGCTGGTGTCGCCCGTGCCGTCGGCCAGCCGGCGAACCGCGGGTTCGGCGATGGCCTTGATGCCGTGCCGGCTCTCGGCCGCCAGCCCCAGGATATAGGCCTCGCGGCCCAGGCTGTACGTCTTGCGGGCGGCGTTGAGGCTGAGGAACCCTTCCTGCAGCAGCGCGGACAGCATGCGGTGCGCGGTGGGCGGCGTCAGCCCCAGGTCGCGCACCACGTCCGTCAGGCTGACGCCGCGAGCCGATGCCGCACCGACGTACTTCAGTATGTGCAAGACCCGCAGAATGCTTTGCGCGCCGCCCACGGTGTCCGTACTGCGCAGCGAGGCATAGGTGGGCGGCTTGGCGGTGGGCATGGTGGCGCAAGTTTACCGTCCTATGCCCACCGACGGATCGTTTCCGCAAGCCCTCACAGGCTGGGCTGCAGATTGCCGTCCTTCACGACCTTCCTCCACGTCGCGATCTCGCTCTTCAGGAAGTCGGCCGCCTGTTGCGGACTGCCGGCCATCACGTCGGTGCCGTCGCGCGCCAGCATCTCCTGCAGGGCG
Protein-coding regions in this window:
- a CDS encoding carboxymuconolactone decarboxylase family protein, with product MPRLNPPDVAGMSEHQRRIHDAIASGPRGRVRGPLAIWLHRPGLAEHAQALGQYCRYDSSLSPRLSELAILTMAAWWRSSFEWWAHHPIALKAGLDAAVADSIRVGDEPVFEKVDESVVYRFVRSLLQTRQVPDALYDEAVRTLGQESVVDLVGISGYYTLISMTINVFDIQPTDGSTVSFER
- a CDS encoding DUF4286 family protein: MEQMLIKFPEETITHAALRALPGVGQGDAWIYQAADHLETYALLARPAGAAALRAALQARHPRAHAVALDLTTDVAGQAAGQPAPWFYVVETDIKQGAEADFDRWYEEEHLPGLAAVPGTVRARRYLAKEGSPRYYACYDLASRETFGSPPWLAVRGTDWSSRVRPNFINTKRTMFHAVPANQET
- a CDS encoding amidohydrolase family protein, which translates into the protein MPDCAPPLEHITPPDHALPAGACDSHFHVFGPADVFPYAENRPYTPPDAPFEALRQLHRKLGISRGVIVHPGCHGYDLSPTLDALDRGAGRYRAVALLPRDVDEPRIAELDRRGVRGVRYNFVAHLANGGWDELAAMAPRIAPFGWHLCVHSDQASLPGLLPRLKQLSIPFVIDHMGRASAAQGTHSEAFEALLGLRDHPGAWVKVSGLDRVSASGKRPFADGEALVAALLQAMPERLLWGTDWPHPNVGGDMPDDGELLNTFLRLCPDPAMRQRILVDNPHALYRFES
- a CDS encoding LysR family transcriptional regulator, whose amino-acid sequence is MDLKQIRYFIMACEMRSLSRAAEVLGLSQPSLSRQIQLLEAELRHHLLVRTGRGVEPTPAGLRFLAHAKALDAMASHARQDMRAYASTTQEKVRLGMPHRVARRLAPQIVQTFRRRHPEASLTLAEGLSSEMNEWLVKDRVDLALLYDPPPSTLARFESVYREDLVLAWRKTSRRAPPRLPARALSAYPLVLPSAPNTIRALVDSTCRELDVVLNIVAEVDVVHTILETMTEDNLYTILPRSALHDVPGQDHLGYSEIVEPVIMNNLTLATPARRPLPPLVEAAAEIIRGLDMKRLFA
- a CDS encoding thiamine pyrophosphate-binding protein translates to MSEKLEITGGEAIARMFAAHDVELMFGMGGFQLLPYYDAVRRLRLNHHLINDERCAVFAADAYTKVSGKPGVCDATLGPGATNLVTGLAEAYNAGTAMVALVGDSHRLHSWKNMTQEARQLEVLRPVVKDVLRVEKIERIPELVRRAFSIATSGRPGPVVLDVPEDIAHEVHAFDASAFQASEVYRRAPALRCRPDAQAVREAADLLAKARRPLMLCGGGVHISDAADTVQDFARRFNIPVAHTMSGKGAIACSDPLSAGLFGRYSRKANDFIATSDCLFVVGCKLGEVATRRYELLAGGAPIIHLDIVAEEFDRTTQPTLRLWGDVRATLQELGEAMGPAEGIRQQRQAYAEEVAQANAEWRESVQAKLTSTDRPIGMARLMHELNATLPEDGILVADGGFAAHWGGLLFDTKRAGRGFVPDRGFASIGYGIPGAIGAAIAAPGRQVVSLTGDGGCNMSLGELETAVRMGLSFTLIVVNNAASGYIKALQHLMYGSGSYQSSDLAETSYADVATALGCHGIRLEDPDRIRDALREAYACKGRPTVLDVVVTRDPAHMLPGVDSRAAKIKPGDRIA
- a CDS encoding Bug family tripartite tricarboxylate transporter substrate binding protein, coding for MKNIRTWLGVAALTLCTATQAAGYPDRPVKLIVPFPPGGTSDVVGRIFADALGKELGQTVVVENRSGAGGSVGTRAVASAAPDGYTLLLATSSTNGTNPAVYKTLPYDAVKDFTPVTQIIRVPGVIAVNKNFPAKDYDSFVKLIKREPGKYSYASSGNGGATHMAMEYYKSLSGLNIMHVPYRGTGPALNDVIAGQVGMIWDTAASSMPHIQAGNLRAIVVAAKTRLTQLPDVPTFAEVGLPDYDAEMWNGLLGPANLPADVLSKLNAASVKALADPQVKAKYAGVGAYVVADSPQEFAQVIKEDVAKWKKVAESANITVE
- a CDS encoding SDR family NAD(P)-dependent oxidoreductase, whose protein sequence is MGQRLANKVALVFGAGSSGPGWGNGKAAAALYAREGARVYAVDLRAEAAEETRAVIAGEGNVCTALTADVTRSEQIESVVRAVLDQEGRIDVLHNNVGITEMGDPIEASEESWHRVMDTNLTGVFLTCKHVLPVMLKQSSGSIVNISSLASIQVNQYPYTSYYAAKAGLNHLTRSLAVRYAPNNIRVNAVLPGVIDTPLIYTQIAGQFEDVEEMRRRRNAASPMGRMGDAWDVAHAALFLASDEAKYITGVCLPVDGGKACAGR
- a CDS encoding IclR family transcriptional regulator; this encodes MPTAKPPTYASLRSTDTVGGAQSILRVLHILKYVGAASARGVSLTDVVRDLGLTPPTAHRMLSALLQEGFLSLNAARKTYSLGREAYILGLAAESRHGIKAIAEPAVRRLADGTGDTSFLSIRSGYEAVCVDRKTGDFPVKILTLEVGHRRPLGVGAGSLALLAFMPNDEVERVLAQYDVAAAPDLPTLEMLRADIAASRSNGYALNPGRIIPDMLGVGVPVYDREKRVVAALSVAAIRSRLSGPRLQEVVSALQRESAALTAELR